One Thermoplasmata archaeon genomic window, CGACGAGCGCGACGATCTTCTTGCCGCGCGTCGCCTTGTGTTCGAGCGCGCGGCGGTAGATGTAGGTGGCCGACTCCTTGACCTCCCGCGAGAGGCCGAGAACTCCCGCGAGCCGGTTCAGCTCTCCGAGCGCGACCACGAGGTTGCGCTGGTGGGTCCGGGCCGCGCGCAGCCGATGATTGAGCTTGCGCAGATGGTAGAACTTGAGGGAGGTGTTGCGCGAGAGCGAGTTGCCCTGGAAGTCGCGTGTCGGAACTCCGATCTCGCTGAACAGGCCCTTGTCGGGCATCAGCGGCGAGATCACCGGTCCCCAACCCCGCGCCTCGCGGCCGGTATCTTCCTTCGAGCCGCGCTGGCCGCGGTCGCTGACGAGTGCGCTCGCGTCGACCACGAGTCCGCAGTCGGCGCAGACGATCTCGCCCCGGATGTCATCCCGGATGAGGTGAGTGGAACCGCAGTTCGGACAGACGTCCGAGCTCGGCGGCGAGACGGCCGGCGGGGAGGCCGTGGACGCGCTCGACGCGGCCG contains:
- a CDS encoding TFIIB-type zinc ribbon-containing protein is translated as AASSASTASPPAVSPPSSDVCPNCGSTHLIRDDIRGEIVCADCGLVVDASALVSDRGQRGSKEDTGREARGWGPVISPLMPDKGLFSEIGVPTRDFQGNSLSRNTSLKFYHLRKLNHRLRAARTHQRNLVVALGELNRLAGVLGLSREVKESATYIYRRALEHKATRGKKIVALVAASVYAACRQCHVPRTMKEIIAHSKATKIEVGRAYTLLARELKLGLKPVEPRDYLVRFTQDLNLSKEVRQKVLSLLEQVEQVYSTSGVLPNGILATIIYIASNLMGEPRSQDRIAAVANVTPVTIRNHYKELLDLLGLPKNLTNPQARSSLTPEPTDKLALDVAAGAH